The following are encoded in a window of Palaemon carinicauda isolate YSFRI2023 chromosome 31, ASM3689809v2, whole genome shotgun sequence genomic DNA:
- the LOC137624779 gene encoding uncharacterized protein gives MMLRWLLHSFIVVSVSTLLAAQATSGTTENLTRQPSVLYIESNIHGNFFMAVGKTINNTSVNSMMTTNNECMCHMQCLKNPRCMAVSSEFNGSGFLCKFASLGPLETTIDDISDRNATYIFRHASLEGRTWGIKKDQLYYFELPNWMTFPAAKEACNRIPGFRLVIIRSLEVMKSLFSSERAYYLDLHKKTGGNFVWGDSTPFTNPENIVIWYREPFTSISTEPFSHPVFYFYSTFMKDQVLGNKERVICQANPSGVDW, from the exons ATGATGCTAAGGTGGCTACTTCACTCTTTCATTGTGGTGTCTGTAAGCACCTTGCTAGCTGCACAGGCAACCTCAGGCACTACTGAAAACCTCACACGTCAACCTTCCGTCCTGTACATAGAGAGCAATATACATGGCAACTTCTTCATGGCTGTTGGAAAGACAATAAATAACACCAGCGTAAACTCGATGATGACTACAAATAATGAAT GTATGTGTCACATGCAGTGCCTGAAAAATCCAAGATGCATGGCGGTATCATCAGAATTCAACGGTAGTGGATTCCTGTGTAAGTTTGCCAGTCTTGGACCTCTGGAGACTACTATAGATGACATCAGCGATagaaacgcaacatacatcttCCGTCACG cttCACTCGAGGGAAGGACCTGGGGAATCAAGAAGGACCAACTCTATTATTTCGAATTACCAAACTGGATGACGTTCCCTGCAGCTAAGGAAGCATGTAACAGGATTCCTGGATTTCGCCTGGTCATCATCAGATCTCTGGAAGTCATGAAGTCTCTCTTTA GTAGTGAACGTGCTTACTACCTGGACTTACACAAGAAAACTGGCGGGAATTTCGTCTGGGGTGACTCTACACCTTTCACCAATCCAGAAAACATAGTAATTTGGTACAGAGAACCATTTACATCCATTTCTACTGAACCGTTTAGTCACCCAGTTTTTTACTTCTACTCTACCTTTATGAAGGATCAGGTTCTTGGAAACAAAGAGCGAGTGATATGTCAGGCTAATCCGTCTGGAGTTGATTGGTAA